One genomic window of Salvia miltiorrhiza cultivar Shanhuang (shh) chromosome 4, IMPLAD_Smil_shh, whole genome shotgun sequence includes the following:
- the LOC131020546 gene encoding uncharacterized protein LOC131020546 isoform X1, with the protein MLILIEIINQVIKRYHDPSILNQASQIHNQNPCRHFSRLNKTMAPPDLRRPFKRAAISDQQRRREISLQRQAQNRRDAQHQARFLALTTLSLQNDSAAPAPEPEYEHSEPDFEFEPESEVKAKDFDVREAASLRGQEARRWFAKQLMLPEWMIDVPDRLNSDWYVCARPAGKRCFVVSSNGVTVSRLRNGSLLHRFPSALPNGAKTNNSSRSGQSYCILDCIFHEADQTYYVIDMVCWAGMSMYECTTEFRFFWLSSKLAESEACNDPSPYHKYTFRTLVVYNCDQEGLKAAYTAPVSYVKDGLLFYNKNAHYESGNTPLVLVWKDENCSQYVLDTDSNGQIPNQQQVVLELLDDGRLATLDDPPVIFGCLDSDFIQKTGIQTGDLLRFAINEGALCFKDGQLERADLNYLGKPNRARAFADSYSKVMFQYAARHSPLRIEHLVASFDSSNEERDVDMVG; encoded by the exons ATGCTAATTCTAATTGAAATTATTAATCAAGTGATTAAGCGGTATCACGATCCTTCGATTTTGAATCAGGCatcacaaattcacaaccaaaatccATGTCGTCACTTCAGTAGATTGAACAAA ACCATGGCGCCGCCCGATCTCCGCCGCCCCTTCAAACGGGCTGCAATCTCCGACCAACAGAGGCGGCGGGAGATCTCCTTGCAGCGGCAGGCCCAGAACCGCCGCGACGCCCAGCACCAGGCCCGCTTTTTGGCGCTCACTACTCTCTCCCTTCAAAACGATTCTGCCGCGCCCGCGCCCGAGCCCGAATACGAACACAGCGAGCCCGATTTCGAATTCGAGCCAGAGTCCGAAGTGAAGGCCAAAGATTTTGATGTTAGAGAAGCGGCCAGCCTAAGAGGGCAAGAAGCGCGGCGATGGTTCGCGAAGCAGCTCATGCTGCCCGAATGGATGATTGATGTTCCCGACCGCTTGAATTCGGACTG GTATGTATGTGCTAGACCGGCTGGGAAACGTTGCTTTGTGGTGTCATCTAACGGTGTCACGGTTAGTAGGTTACGCAATGGTAGTTTGCTGCATCGCTTTCCATCTGCTTTACCCAATGGTGCCAAGACCAATAACAGCAGCCGGTCTGGCCAATCTTATTGTATACTCGACTGTATATTTCACGAG GCTGATCAGACATACTATGTCATTGACATGGTTTGCTGGGCGGGAATGTCGATGTATGAATGCACCACCGAATTCAGATTTTTCTGGTTGAGCAGCAAGCTTGCTGAGTCGGAGGCTTGCAATGATCCTTCGCCTTACCATAAATATACGTTCAGAACTCTGGTCGTATACAACTGCGACCAGGAGGGTCTAAAAGCAGCTTATACTGCACCAGTGTCGTATGTGAAGGACGGGCTCTTGTTCTACAATAA GAATGCACATTATGAATCAGGAAATACCCCTTTGGTATTAGTCTGGAAGGATGAGAATTGTAGTCAGTATGTTCTTGATACGGATAGTAATGGACAAATTCCAAATCAGCAACAG GTAGTGTTGGAGCTACTAGATGATGGGAGACTGGCTACCCTAGATGATCCTCCTGTTATATTTGGTTGCTTGGACAGTGATTTCATCCAAAAG ACAGGAATTCAGACTGGTGATCTCCTAAGATTTGCCATCAACGAAGGGGCTTTATGTTTTAAAGATGGGCAACTAGAAAGAGCTGATCTAAACTATCTTGGGAAACCTAACCGTGCACGAGCATTTGCTGATAGTTACTCCAAG GTCATGTTCCAGTACGCAGCTCGGCATTCTCCTCTCAGAATAGAGCATCTTGTTGCATCATTCGATTCATCCAACGAAGAACGAGACGTAGATATGGTTGGTTGA
- the LOC131020546 gene encoding uncharacterized protein LOC131020546 isoform X3 — MLILIEIINQVIKRYHDPSILNQASQIHNQNPCRHFSRLNKTMAPPDLRRPFKRAAISDQQRRREISLQRQAQNRRDAQHQARFLALTTLSLQNDSAAPAPEPEYEHSEPDFEFEPESEVKAKDFDVREAASLRGQEARRWFAKQLMLPEWMIDVPDRLNSDWYVCARPAGKRCFVVSSNGVTVSRLRNGSLLHRFPSALPNGAKTNNSSRSGQSYCILDCIFHEADQTYYVIDMVCWAGMSMYECTTEFRFFWLSSKLAESEACNDPSPYHKYTFRTLVVYNCDQEGLKAAYTAPVSYVKDGLLFYNKNAHYESGNTPLVLVWKDENCSQYVLDTDSNGQIPNQQQVVLELLDDGRLATLDDPPVIFGCLDSDFIQKEFRLVIS, encoded by the exons ATGCTAATTCTAATTGAAATTATTAATCAAGTGATTAAGCGGTATCACGATCCTTCGATTTTGAATCAGGCatcacaaattcacaaccaaaatccATGTCGTCACTTCAGTAGATTGAACAAA ACCATGGCGCCGCCCGATCTCCGCCGCCCCTTCAAACGGGCTGCAATCTCCGACCAACAGAGGCGGCGGGAGATCTCCTTGCAGCGGCAGGCCCAGAACCGCCGCGACGCCCAGCACCAGGCCCGCTTTTTGGCGCTCACTACTCTCTCCCTTCAAAACGATTCTGCCGCGCCCGCGCCCGAGCCCGAATACGAACACAGCGAGCCCGATTTCGAATTCGAGCCAGAGTCCGAAGTGAAGGCCAAAGATTTTGATGTTAGAGAAGCGGCCAGCCTAAGAGGGCAAGAAGCGCGGCGATGGTTCGCGAAGCAGCTCATGCTGCCCGAATGGATGATTGATGTTCCCGACCGCTTGAATTCGGACTG GTATGTATGTGCTAGACCGGCTGGGAAACGTTGCTTTGTGGTGTCATCTAACGGTGTCACGGTTAGTAGGTTACGCAATGGTAGTTTGCTGCATCGCTTTCCATCTGCTTTACCCAATGGTGCCAAGACCAATAACAGCAGCCGGTCTGGCCAATCTTATTGTATACTCGACTGTATATTTCACGAG GCTGATCAGACATACTATGTCATTGACATGGTTTGCTGGGCGGGAATGTCGATGTATGAATGCACCACCGAATTCAGATTTTTCTGGTTGAGCAGCAAGCTTGCTGAGTCGGAGGCTTGCAATGATCCTTCGCCTTACCATAAATATACGTTCAGAACTCTGGTCGTATACAACTGCGACCAGGAGGGTCTAAAAGCAGCTTATACTGCACCAGTGTCGTATGTGAAGGACGGGCTCTTGTTCTACAATAA GAATGCACATTATGAATCAGGAAATACCCCTTTGGTATTAGTCTGGAAGGATGAGAATTGTAGTCAGTATGTTCTTGATACGGATAGTAATGGACAAATTCCAAATCAGCAACAG GTAGTGTTGGAGCTACTAGATGATGGGAGACTGGCTACCCTAGATGATCCTCCTGTTATATTTGGTTGCTTGGACAGTGATTTCATCCAAAAG GAATTCAGACTGGTGATCTCCTAA
- the LOC131020546 gene encoding uncharacterized protein LOC131020546 isoform X2: MAPPDLRRPFKRAAISDQQRRREISLQRQAQNRRDAQHQARFLALTTLSLQNDSAAPAPEPEYEHSEPDFEFEPESEVKAKDFDVREAASLRGQEARRWFAKQLMLPEWMIDVPDRLNSDWYVCARPAGKRCFVVSSNGVTVSRLRNGSLLHRFPSALPNGAKTNNSSRSGQSYCILDCIFHEADQTYYVIDMVCWAGMSMYECTTEFRFFWLSSKLAESEACNDPSPYHKYTFRTLVVYNCDQEGLKAAYTAPVSYVKDGLLFYNKNAHYESGNTPLVLVWKDENCSQYVLDTDSNGQIPNQQQVVLELLDDGRLATLDDPPVIFGCLDSDFIQKTGIQTGDLLRFAINEGALCFKDGQLERADLNYLGKPNRARAFADSYSKVMFQYAARHSPLRIEHLVASFDSSNEERDVDMVG, translated from the exons ATGGCGCCGCCCGATCTCCGCCGCCCCTTCAAACGGGCTGCAATCTCCGACCAACAGAGGCGGCGGGAGATCTCCTTGCAGCGGCAGGCCCAGAACCGCCGCGACGCCCAGCACCAGGCCCGCTTTTTGGCGCTCACTACTCTCTCCCTTCAAAACGATTCTGCCGCGCCCGCGCCCGAGCCCGAATACGAACACAGCGAGCCCGATTTCGAATTCGAGCCAGAGTCCGAAGTGAAGGCCAAAGATTTTGATGTTAGAGAAGCGGCCAGCCTAAGAGGGCAAGAAGCGCGGCGATGGTTCGCGAAGCAGCTCATGCTGCCCGAATGGATGATTGATGTTCCCGACCGCTTGAATTCGGACTG GTATGTATGTGCTAGACCGGCTGGGAAACGTTGCTTTGTGGTGTCATCTAACGGTGTCACGGTTAGTAGGTTACGCAATGGTAGTTTGCTGCATCGCTTTCCATCTGCTTTACCCAATGGTGCCAAGACCAATAACAGCAGCCGGTCTGGCCAATCTTATTGTATACTCGACTGTATATTTCACGAG GCTGATCAGACATACTATGTCATTGACATGGTTTGCTGGGCGGGAATGTCGATGTATGAATGCACCACCGAATTCAGATTTTTCTGGTTGAGCAGCAAGCTTGCTGAGTCGGAGGCTTGCAATGATCCTTCGCCTTACCATAAATATACGTTCAGAACTCTGGTCGTATACAACTGCGACCAGGAGGGTCTAAAAGCAGCTTATACTGCACCAGTGTCGTATGTGAAGGACGGGCTCTTGTTCTACAATAA GAATGCACATTATGAATCAGGAAATACCCCTTTGGTATTAGTCTGGAAGGATGAGAATTGTAGTCAGTATGTTCTTGATACGGATAGTAATGGACAAATTCCAAATCAGCAACAG GTAGTGTTGGAGCTACTAGATGATGGGAGACTGGCTACCCTAGATGATCCTCCTGTTATATTTGGTTGCTTGGACAGTGATTTCATCCAAAAG ACAGGAATTCAGACTGGTGATCTCCTAAGATTTGCCATCAACGAAGGGGCTTTATGTTTTAAAGATGGGCAACTAGAAAGAGCTGATCTAAACTATCTTGGGAAACCTAACCGTGCACGAGCATTTGCTGATAGTTACTCCAAG GTCATGTTCCAGTACGCAGCTCGGCATTCTCCTCTCAGAATAGAGCATCTTGTTGCATCATTCGATTCATCCAACGAAGAACGAGACGTAGATATGGTTGGTTGA
- the LOC131020546 gene encoding uncharacterized protein LOC131020546 isoform X4, producing MAPPDLRRPFKRAAISDQQRRREISLQRQAQNRRDAQHQARFLALTTLSLQNDSAAPAPEPEYEHSEPDFEFEPESEVKAKDFDVREAASLRGQEARRWFAKQLMLPEWMIDVPDRLNSDWYVCARPAGKRCFVVSSNGVTVSRLRNGSLLHRFPSALPNGAKTNNSSRSGQSYCILDCIFHEADQTYYVIDMVCWAGMSMYECTTEFRFFWLSSKLAESEACNDPSPYHKYTFRTLVVYNCDQEGLKAAYTAPVSYVKDGLLFYNKNAHYESGNTPLVLVWKDENCSQYVLDTDSNGQIPNQQQVVLELLDDGRLATLDDPPVIFGCLDSDFIQKEFRLVIS from the exons ATGGCGCCGCCCGATCTCCGCCGCCCCTTCAAACGGGCTGCAATCTCCGACCAACAGAGGCGGCGGGAGATCTCCTTGCAGCGGCAGGCCCAGAACCGCCGCGACGCCCAGCACCAGGCCCGCTTTTTGGCGCTCACTACTCTCTCCCTTCAAAACGATTCTGCCGCGCCCGCGCCCGAGCCCGAATACGAACACAGCGAGCCCGATTTCGAATTCGAGCCAGAGTCCGAAGTGAAGGCCAAAGATTTTGATGTTAGAGAAGCGGCCAGCCTAAGAGGGCAAGAAGCGCGGCGATGGTTCGCGAAGCAGCTCATGCTGCCCGAATGGATGATTGATGTTCCCGACCGCTTGAATTCGGACTG GTATGTATGTGCTAGACCGGCTGGGAAACGTTGCTTTGTGGTGTCATCTAACGGTGTCACGGTTAGTAGGTTACGCAATGGTAGTTTGCTGCATCGCTTTCCATCTGCTTTACCCAATGGTGCCAAGACCAATAACAGCAGCCGGTCTGGCCAATCTTATTGTATACTCGACTGTATATTTCACGAG GCTGATCAGACATACTATGTCATTGACATGGTTTGCTGGGCGGGAATGTCGATGTATGAATGCACCACCGAATTCAGATTTTTCTGGTTGAGCAGCAAGCTTGCTGAGTCGGAGGCTTGCAATGATCCTTCGCCTTACCATAAATATACGTTCAGAACTCTGGTCGTATACAACTGCGACCAGGAGGGTCTAAAAGCAGCTTATACTGCACCAGTGTCGTATGTGAAGGACGGGCTCTTGTTCTACAATAA GAATGCACATTATGAATCAGGAAATACCCCTTTGGTATTAGTCTGGAAGGATGAGAATTGTAGTCAGTATGTTCTTGATACGGATAGTAATGGACAAATTCCAAATCAGCAACAG GTAGTGTTGGAGCTACTAGATGATGGGAGACTGGCTACCCTAGATGATCCTCCTGTTATATTTGGTTGCTTGGACAGTGATTTCATCCAAAAG GAATTCAGACTGGTGATCTCCTAA